The Armatimonadota bacterium genome includes a region encoding these proteins:
- a CDS encoding tetratricopeptide repeat protein, with the protein AAILVVLAVLTWRQGHAYKDAETLWRDNLAKNPTSWMAYNNLASVLLERGDAEKSLEYHTKALGIYESPEAHIGMGAALTQLGRPQEALPHYRKALNLRPNDPDTYYNMGIAFAAMGNLAEAIENYMKALEINPHHVKARNNLGSALAAQGNFEGAAIQYINILNDNPNDDRAHTNLANVLAEIGKLDEAEQHYRTALALNASNEAAHYNLARLLTMKGKLTEAMQHYQKSIILQPDNADAHYNLAGVLGARNLIDEAIDEYRKAIQIKPDFADAYNNLAVMLYLKGDYAGAWKEIALAKKYGGKPHPQFLKALTQKMPP; encoded by the coding sequence GCGGCGATTCTTGTTGTGCTTGCAGTTCTAACATGGCGCCAGGGACATGCATATAAAGATGCTGAAACACTTTGGCGCGACAACCTGGCAAAAAACCCTACTTCCTGGATGGCATACAACAATCTTGCTTCTGTTCTTCTTGAACGTGGGGATGCAGAAAAATCACTGGAATACCATACAAAAGCCCTGGGGATATATGAGAGCCCCGAAGCTCATATTGGGATGGGCGCCGCCCTCACACAGTTGGGCCGCCCACAAGAAGCATTACCCCATTATAGGAAAGCTCTTAATCTTAGGCCAAACGACCCGGATACATACTACAATATGGGCATTGCTTTTGCCGCGATGGGGAATCTAGCAGAGGCAATTGAAAACTATATGAAAGCGCTGGAGATCAACCCACATCATGTAAAGGCTAGAAACAACCTGGGAAGTGCCCTAGCAGCTCAAGGAAATTTCGAGGGTGCAGCCATTCAATATATTAACATTCTTAATGATAACCCAAACGACGACCGAGCACATACAAATTTGGCTAACGTTCTTGCAGAAATAGGCAAACTTGATGAAGCAGAACAACACTATCGCACAGCGCTCGCACTCAATGCCAGCAATGAGGCGGCACATTACAATTTGGCTAGACTCCTGACCATGAAGGGAAAACTTACAGAGGCAATGCAACATTATCAGAAATCAATTATCCTACAGCCCGACAATGCTGACGCTCATTACAATCTTGCTGGTGTTCTCGGAGCACGAAACCTGATTGACGAAGCGATAGATGAGTATCGAAAGGCAATCCAAATCAAGCCCGATTTTGCTGACGCCTATAACAACTTAGCAGTCATGCTTTATTTGAAGGGCGACTACGCTGGAGCGTGGAAGGAAATTGCGCTTGCTAAAAAGTATGGCGGCAAGCCACACCCCCAATTTCTCAAGGCTCTGACGCAGAAGATGCCGCCGTAA